A region of Mesorhizobium sp. AR02 DNA encodes the following proteins:
- a CDS encoding ABC transporter permease has protein sequence MNTGRSFRFLAALRDSDIWYKFTTSPLTVLAAIVAALMIGCAVLAPWIAPHDPFDPASIDLMNSLIPPVWSPQGDWNFLLGTDDQGRDLLSGILYGARISILVGFVSVGLAVAIGLALGLLSGYFGGFIDAVIMRIVDIQMTFPAIMVALLVDGISRSLLPKDQHDSLAIFVIILSLGLSIWPQVARTVRASTMVEKNREYVQVARIIGRSPVVIMARHVMPNVLGPVLVIATINLGVAILGEATLSFLGVGIPATEPSLGTLIRIGNNFLFSGERWIVLFPGLTLALLVLAVNLLGDWLRDVLDPKLR, from the coding sequence ATGAACACTGGGCGGTCCTTTCGCTTCCTCGCCGCGCTTCGCGACAGCGACATCTGGTACAAATTCACCACCTCGCCGCTGACGGTGCTGGCGGCAATCGTCGCCGCGCTGATGATCGGCTGCGCCGTGCTGGCGCCGTGGATCGCCCCGCACGACCCCTTCGATCCGGCCTCGATCGACCTGATGAATTCGCTGATCCCGCCGGTCTGGTCGCCGCAGGGCGACTGGAATTTCCTTCTCGGCACCGACGACCAGGGGCGCGATCTCCTGTCGGGCATCCTTTACGGCGCCAGGATCTCGATCCTGGTCGGCTTCGTCTCGGTCGGTCTTGCCGTCGCCATTGGTCTCGCGCTCGGGCTGCTGTCCGGCTATTTCGGCGGCTTCATCGATGCCGTCATCATGCGCATCGTCGATATCCAGATGACCTTTCCCGCCATCATGGTGGCGCTGCTGGTCGACGGCATCAGCCGCAGCCTGCTGCCGAAGGATCAGCACGACAGCCTGGCAATCTTCGTCATCATCCTGTCGCTCGGCCTGTCGATCTGGCCGCAAGTGGCGCGCACGGTGCGGGCCTCGACCATGGTGGAGAAGAACCGCGAATACGTGCAGGTCGCCCGCATCATCGGCCGCTCGCCTGTCGTCATCATGGCGCGCCATGTCATGCCCAACGTGCTCGGCCCGGTGCTGGTCATCGCCACCATCAATCTCGGCGTCGCCATTCTCGGCGAGGCGACGCTGAGTTTCCTTGGCGTCGGCATTCCCGCCACCGAACCCTCGCTCGGCACGCTCATCCGCATCGGAAACAACTTCCTGTTCTCGGGCGAGCGCTGGATCGTGTTGTTCCCCGGCCTGACGCTCGCTTTGCTGGTGCTGGCGGTCAACCTTTTGGGCGACTGGCTGCGCGACGTCCTCGATCCGAAGCTGCGCTGA